From a region of the Paraburkholderia hospita genome:
- a CDS encoding branched-chain amino acid ABC transporter permease: MQRKALYVLLLIALIVAPFVGAYPVFVMKVLCFALFAAAFNLLIGYTGLLSFGHAMFLASAGYVTGYAIQTLGVSPELGVLGGVVVATLLGFVVGMFAIRRQGIYFAMVTLALAQMVYFVFLQAPFTHGEDGLQGVPRGKLFGALSLSSDLTLYFVVLAVMVLAFLLIVRIVHSPFGQVLIAIKENEPRAISLGYDTNRFKLLAFILSAGLAGLAGSLKVVVLGFETLGDAYWTMSGLVVLMTLVGGMGTLFGPLLGAALIVALEDRLGDIGSGLASVTGVEWFRSLGESATIVTGLIFIACVLAFRRGIVGEIVQRVKPLRA; this comes from the coding sequence ATGCAGAGAAAAGCGCTCTACGTTCTGCTGCTGATCGCGCTCATCGTTGCGCCTTTTGTCGGCGCGTATCCCGTGTTCGTGATGAAGGTGTTGTGCTTTGCGCTGTTCGCGGCCGCGTTCAATCTGCTGATCGGTTATACGGGTCTGCTGTCGTTCGGACACGCGATGTTTCTCGCATCGGCCGGCTATGTCACCGGTTACGCGATCCAGACGCTCGGCGTGTCGCCCGAACTCGGCGTGCTAGGGGGCGTGGTGGTGGCGACGCTGCTGGGCTTTGTCGTCGGTATGTTCGCGATTCGCCGGCAGGGCATCTATTTCGCGATGGTGACGCTCGCGCTCGCGCAGATGGTCTACTTCGTGTTCCTGCAGGCGCCGTTCACGCATGGCGAAGATGGCCTGCAAGGCGTGCCGCGCGGCAAGCTGTTTGGCGCGTTGAGCCTGTCTTCAGACCTGACGCTGTACTTTGTCGTGCTGGCCGTGATGGTGCTCGCGTTCCTGCTGATCGTGCGGATCGTGCATTCGCCGTTCGGGCAGGTGCTGATCGCGATCAAGGAGAACGAGCCCCGCGCGATCTCGCTCGGCTATGATACGAACCGCTTCAAGCTGCTGGCGTTTATTCTGTCGGCGGGACTTGCGGGTCTCGCCGGCTCGCTCAAGGTAGTCGTGCTCGGCTTCGAAACGCTCGGCGATGCCTACTGGACGATGTCGGGCCTCGTCGTGCTGATGACACTGGTCGGCGGCATGGGCACGCTGTTCGGGCCGTTGCTCGGTGCCGCGTTGATCGTCGCGCTGGAAGACCGGCTTGGCGATATCGGCAGCGGGCTGGCGTCGGTGACAGGTGTTGAGTGGTTCCGATCACTTGGCGAGTCGGCGACGATCGTCACGGGCCTTATTTTCATCGCGTGCGTGCTGGCGTTCAGGCGCGGCATCGTCGGCGAGATCGTGCAGCGGGTCAAACCGTTGCGCGCCTGA